The genomic segment GTCATGGGACCGAAGGGTGCGGTCGAGATCATCTTCCGCGAGGAGAAGAACGACCCGGCCAAGCTGGCTGCGCGCGAGGCCGAGTACAAGGCGAAGTTCGCCAACCCGTTCGTTGCTGGCGCACGTGGTTTCATTGACGACGTGATCATGCCGAACGAGACGCGCAAGCGCATCTGCCGCTCGCTGGCGATGTTGCGCAACAAGAAGTTGGAAAACCCGTGGCGCAAGCACGGCAACATTCCGCTCTGATACCCGGGGAGAAATAGTGATGTTCAAGAAGATTCTGATCGCCAACCGGGGCGAAATCGCCTGCCGGGTGATGAAGACCGCCAAGAAGATGGGCATCAAGACGGTCGCCGTCTACTCCGAAGCGGACAAGGATTCGATGCACGTGATGATGGCCGACGAAGCCGTCTGCATCGGTCCGCCTCCGTCGAAGGAGTCATATCTGGTGATCGACAAGATCATCGACGCGTGCAAGCGGACCGGCGCCGAGGCAGTGCATCCGGGCTACGGCTTCCTGTCGGAAAACGAGGAGTTCTCACGACGCCTCGAGGAGAGCGGTATCGTCTTCATCGGTCCGAAGCATTACTCGGTGGCGGCGATGGGCGACAAGATCGCCTCGAAGAAACTGGCGATGGAGGCGGGGGTCAACACCATCCCCGGTTACAACGCCGAGATCGCCGATGCCGCACAGGCGGTGTCAATTGCCGGTGGTATCGGTTACCCGGTGATGATCAAGGCTTCCGCCGGCGGCGGCGGCAAGGGCCTGCGAGTCGCCTTCAACGACAAGGAAGCGGCCGAGGGATTCGATGCCTGTCGCAACGAGGCACGCAACAGCTTCGGTGACGACCGCGTCTTCATCGAGAAGTTCGTCGAGGGTCCGCACCACATCGAGATCCAGATCATCGCCGACTCCTTTGGCAACACCGCGTACCTGTTCGAACGTGAATGCTCGATCCAGCGCCGCCACCAGAAGGTCCTCGAAGAGGCGCCGTCGCCGTTCATCGACGAGAAGATCCGCAAGGCGATGGGCGAGCAGGCGGTCGCGCTGGCGAAGGCGGTGAAGTACCAGAGCGCGGGAACGGTCGAGTTCGTCGTCGGCTCGGACAAGTCGTTCTATTTCCTGGAGATGAACACCCGCCTGCAGGTCGAGCACCCGGTGACCGAGATGATCACGGGGTTGGACCTCGTCGAGCTGATGATCCGCGTCGCTGCCGGGGAGAAACTGCCCTTTGCCCAGGAGGATCTGAAGATCAATGGTTGGGCCATCGAGTGCCGGATCAACGCCGAGGATCCGTTCCGCGGCTTCCTGCCGTCGGTCGGGCGTCTCGTCAAGTACCGCCCGCCCGAGGTCACCGAAGGCCAGGTGCGGGTGGACACCGGCGTCTTCGAGGGTGGTGAGATCTCGATGTACTACGATTCGATGATCGCCAAGCTGATCTGCCACGGCGGCACCCGCGACCAGGCGGTCAGCCGAGTGCGTGACGCGCTCAACGCCTTCGTCATCCGCGGCATCGACTCGAACATCCCGTTCCAGGCAGCGTTGATGCAGAATCAGCGCTTCCTCTCGGGCGTGTTTACCACCTCGTTCATCGCCGAGGAGTTCCCGAACGGCTTCGACGAGTCCTGCGTCGTGCATCAGGATCCGGGTCTGCTCGCCGCGCTTGCCGCCTTTGGTCGTCGTCGTTACATCGATCGTGCCGTCCAGATCAGCGACCAGATGCCGGGGCATCAGCGCAAGGTCGGCAAGGACTGGGTCGTCCAGATGGAAGGCAAGGATTACCCGGTTTCGCTCGTGCCGATCCCGGGAGGCTACTCGGTCACGCACGGTGGCGACACGTACGATCTCGTCTCTGACTGGAGGTTCGGCGAGCTCGTCTTTCGCGGCACCTGCAACGGAGCGCCGATCTGCCTGCAACTCGAGCGCATCGGTCTGCTCTATCGCGTGGTCCATTTTGGCAAGCAGGTCAAGGCTACGGTGATGACCGCCAATGCGGCGCGCATGCTCGCCCTGATGCCGAAGAAGGTACCGCCGGATCTGTCGAAGTTCCTGCTCTCACCGATGCCGGGGCTGCTGCGCGAGGTGGCCGTGGCGGACGGGCAGGACGTGGCTGCTGGCGAGAAGTTGGCCGTGATCGAAGCAATGAAGATGGAGAACGTTCTCAAGGCCGAGCGCGACTGCAAGGTCAAGAAGGTCGTTGCCTCTCCGGGCGAGAGCCTTTCGGTCGATCAGGTCATCATCGAGTTCGAGTGAGCTGCCGCTGCCGGCCGTCTGACAGCAACAAGAGCCCGCCACTCGGCGGGCTTTTTTTGACCTTCGCCCGCGCTGCAGACCTTGCCTGCTGCGCATGACGCCGCCCGGTCGACGCGCGAGTTGTGCTCGCTGCCGAGGCCAGGAGCACCCTGGACCGAACCCGGCCTATACAGACGCCGCACACCAGACCGCCAGCGCCGATGGCGACGGACGTGATCCGATCATGATGAAGTCAGT from the Accumulibacter sp. genome contains:
- a CDS encoding acetyl/propionyl/methylcrotonyl-CoA carboxylase subunit alpha; translation: MFKKILIANRGEIACRVMKTAKKMGIKTVAVYSEADKDSMHVMMADEAVCIGPPPSKESYLVIDKIIDACKRTGAEAVHPGYGFLSENEEFSRRLEESGIVFIGPKHYSVAAMGDKIASKKLAMEAGVNTIPGYNAEIADAAQAVSIAGGIGYPVMIKASAGGGGKGLRVAFNDKEAAEGFDACRNEARNSFGDDRVFIEKFVEGPHHIEIQIIADSFGNTAYLFERECSIQRRHQKVLEEAPSPFIDEKIRKAMGEQAVALAKAVKYQSAGTVEFVVGSDKSFYFLEMNTRLQVEHPVTEMITGLDLVELMIRVAAGEKLPFAQEDLKINGWAIECRINAEDPFRGFLPSVGRLVKYRPPEVTEGQVRVDTGVFEGGEISMYYDSMIAKLICHGGTRDQAVSRVRDALNAFVIRGIDSNIPFQAALMQNQRFLSGVFTTSFIAEEFPNGFDESCVVHQDPGLLAALAAFGRRRYIDRAVQISDQMPGHQRKVGKDWVVQMEGKDYPVSLVPIPGGYSVTHGGDTYDLVSDWRFGELVFRGTCNGAPICLQLERIGLLYRVVHFGKQVKATVMTANAARMLALMPKKVPPDLSKFLLSPMPGLLREVAVADGQDVAAGEKLAVIEAMKMENVLKAERDCKVKKVVASPGESLSVDQVIIEFE